ATCGGGCAGATCCGGCCGAATCCATATCAGCCGCGGCAGGAGTTCCGACCCGAGGAGCTGGCGGACCTCGAGTCGAGCCTGCGCGCGAACGGGCTGCTGCAGCCGATCACCGTGCGTCCGACGGGCGGCGGCGGCTACGAGCTGATCGCCGGCGAGCGCCGCTACCGCGCCGCGACCCGTCTCGGCTGGACGGAGATCCCCGCGATCGTGAAAGAGATCGACGACCAGACGCTGCTGACCCTGGCGCTCGTCGAGAACCTGCAGCGCGCCGACCTGAACCCGATCGAGGAAGCGGAGGGCTACCAGCGGCTGATCGCCGAGTTCGGACTGACGCAGCAGCAGGTGGCGGAGGTCGTCGGCAAGGACCGCACGACGATCACCAACATGCTCCGGCTGCTCGGCCTCCCGGCCAGCGTCCGGCGCATGGTGCAGGAAGGGAAGCTCACCCACGGCCACGCCCGCGCGCTCCTCGGGCTGTCGAACGAGCGCGCGATGACCGACCTCGCCCGCGACGCGGCGACGAACGGCCTCTCGGTGCGGGACGTGGAGCGGCGCGTGCGCGAATCGTCGGAGCGCAGCGTGCGGCCGGAACGAGCGCGCCGCGCCGACGGCGGCGGCGAGCCGGCGGAGTCGCCGTTCCGGACGGCGGAAGTGCGGCGCATCGAGGACCACCTGCGTCGGCAGCTGCAGACCGACGTGAAGGTGGAGCTCAGCGACCGCGATCGCGGCGAGATCCGGCTCGCGTTCTACAACGCCGACGACTTCGACCGGCTGCTGGACACCCTCGGCATCCGGTTGGACTGACCGGCCGAGAAGTTTTCCACATCACTCAAGACTATACTTGGCAAGCGCTTACGTGGATTTCCCCAGAGTCTCGCGCCGGTTCTCCACAGTTGTCCACATGGCGGTGTGGGCGAGTGTCGCGGCGTGCGGTCGCGGGGAGCGGTCTTCGAGCGGCGGGACGGCGGCGGCGGACAGCGGCAGCTCGGCGTTCCGGGTCGCGCTGCTGACGCCCGGGCCGATCACCGACCAGTCGTGGAACGCGGGGGCGTACAATGGGCTGAAAGCGATCCGCGACTCGCTCGGCGCGCGGATCAGCCACATCCAGACGAAGACGCCGGCGGAGTTCGAGGAGAACTTCCGGCAGTACGGGGCGCAGGGCTACCAGCTCGTCATCGGCCACGGCTTCGAGTTCCAGGAGGCCGCGCTGCGTGTGGCGCCGTCGTACCCGAAGACGGTGTACGTGACGACGTCGGGGAACTCGACGGCCGCGAACGTGGCCGGGCTGACGTTCGGGTTCGAGGACGCGAGCTATCTCGCCGGGCTCGTGGCCGGCGCGATGACGAAGTCGAACACGATCGGCATGATCGGCGGCACCGAGCTCCCGCCGGTGAAGGCCAGCTTCGCGGCGTTCACGGCGGCGGCGAAGACGGTGAACCCGAAGGTCGCGGTGCTGTCGTCGTTCATCGGCAACTGGGACGACGTGAGCGCGGGGAAGGAGCAGGCGCTCGCGCAGATCGGGCGCGGCGCGGACGTGATCTTTCAGAACGCGGACGCCGCGGGGCTCGGAGTGTTCCAGGCGGCGAAGGAGCGCGCCGGCGGGGGCGTCTACGTCGTCGGGTCGAACTCGAACCAGAACGCGGTGGCGCCCGACGTCACGTTAGGCAGCGTGGTGATCGACCTGCCGCACGCGCTGCTGCTCGTGGCGCGGGAGGTGAAGGACGGCTCGTTCCGCCCACGCGTCATCACGTTAGGCATGCGCGAGGACGTCGTGACGTGGGTGCCGAACCCCACCCTCGCGTCGCGCGTGCCCGCGGCGGTGCAGGCGAGAGTCGACTCCGTGCGCCGCCTCATGATGTCGGGCGCGTTCAGCGCGGAGGGCAAGTGAGTCCGGTCGACGCCTCGCTGCGAGACGTCGTGGACGCGCTCGACGCGGAGCTGCGCACGCGCGACGTGCCGGACTACGGCGGCGCGGTGAACGGCCTGCAGCTCGCGAACGCGGGCGTCGTGCGCCGAGTGGCGACGGCGGTGGACTTCTCTCGCGCGGCGGCCGAGGGCGCGGCGGCGGCGGGCGCGGATCTGCTCGTCGTGCACCACGGGATGTTCTGGGGCGGCGCGCAGCCGATCGTGGGGCCGGCGTACGAGCGGCTCCGCACCCTGCTCGCGCGGGACGTCGCGGTATACGCGTCGCACCTGCCGCTCGACATGCATCCCACACTCGGCAACAACGCGCTGCTCGCGCGGGAGCTCGGCCTCGTGCCCGACGGCGGGTTCGCGCGGTACAAGACGATCGACGTCGGCGTGAGTGGGGAGGCGGACATGGAGACGGCGGAGATCGCGGCACGAGCGTCGGCGTTCGCGGCCCGGTGGGGCGGCGCGCTGCGCCACACGCCGATCGCGCCGGGGCGCAGGACCCGGCGATGGGGGATCTGCACCGGCGCCGGCGCGTCGAGCGACACGCTACGCGAGGCCGGCGAGCGCGGGCTCGACACGCTCGTCGTCGGCGAGGGGCCGCACCACACCGCGGTGGACGCGGCGGAGCGCGACGTGACGGTGATCTACGCGGGGCACTACGCGACGGAGACGCTCGGCGTGCGCGCGGTCGGTGCGTGGCTCGAGTCGCGGTTCGGGCTCCCGT
This DNA window, taken from Gemmatirosa kalamazoonensis, encodes the following:
- a CDS encoding ParB/RepB/Spo0J family partition protein, producing MSTDKPRRLGRGLEALLATKRGGEEPKAVEAPSALRTVPIGQIRPNPYQPRQEFRPEELADLESSLRANGLLQPITVRPTGGGGYELIAGERRYRAATRLGWTEIPAIVKEIDDQTLLTLALVENLQRADLNPIEEAEGYQRLIAEFGLTQQQVAEVVGKDRTTITNMLRLLGLPASVRRMVQEGKLTHGHARALLGLSNERAMTDLARDAATNGLSVRDVERRVRESSERSVRPERARRADGGGEPAESPFRTAEVRRIEDHLRRQLQTDVKVELSDRDRGEIRLAFYNADDFDRLLDTLGIRLD
- a CDS encoding BMP family lipoprotein, producing the protein MAVWASVAACGRGERSSSGGTAAADSGSSAFRVALLTPGPITDQSWNAGAYNGLKAIRDSLGARISHIQTKTPAEFEENFRQYGAQGYQLVIGHGFEFQEAALRVAPSYPKTVYVTTSGNSTAANVAGLTFGFEDASYLAGLVAGAMTKSNTIGMIGGTELPPVKASFAAFTAAAKTVNPKVAVLSSFIGNWDDVSAGKEQALAQIGRGADVIFQNADAAGLGVFQAAKERAGGGVYVVGSNSNQNAVAPDVTLGSVVIDLPHALLLVAREVKDGSFRPRVITLGMREDVVTWVPNPTLASRVPAAVQARVDSVRRLMMSGAFSAEGK
- a CDS encoding Nif3-like dinuclear metal center hexameric protein, with translation MSPVDASLRDVVDALDAELRTRDVPDYGGAVNGLQLANAGVVRRVATAVDFSRAAAEGAAAAGADLLVVHHGMFWGGAQPIVGPAYERLRTLLARDVAVYASHLPLDMHPTLGNNALLARELGLVPDGGFARYKTIDVGVSGEADMETAEIAARASAFAARWGGALRHTPIAPGRRTRRWGICTGAGASSDTLREAGERGLDTLVVGEGPHHTAVDAAERDVTVIYAGHYATETLGVRAVGAWLESRFGLPWTFVGEPTGL